From Cognatishimia activa, one genomic window encodes:
- a CDS encoding molybdopterin-containing oxidoreductase family protein yields MAKDLEILPSVCPLDCPDTCSLSVEVTDGEITKVRGSTANSYTGGVICNKVARTYAEFVHGPNRLTHPMKRVEDGFEPISWDEALELVYEGFTKAIQDYGSEAVMPLNYAGPHGELAAASMDMRFFYRLGATQLARKPLCGGVRGAAYSSLFGSTPGMPPAQAIHSDLVLVWGTNVTVANLHFTRVLKDVRRAGGKVVVIDPKRIKQAEQSDMFLQIKPGTDVVLGLALAAELQKRAALDEAFLKEWALGAEEYLAHANQYTISDAAEICGLELSDIETVLDWIVSAKNIATSVGVGLERSASGGAALRAAMSLNALTGHHGRLGAGVISKSGAFVSKTAETLQAEHLNPNTRVVNILDTARVILDRDAETPIGAVMVYNHNPVATHPDQRNMIAALSHPDVFTVGCDVALTDSMKLCDVILPACTHFEHDDIYGSYGHNHVQRAAPVIAPVGESLPNTEIFRRLAARFGFDEAEFRATDQELMDQAMTDLGVSPRDFPLDHSKFYGGEIGEEGILCATLAPSTPSGKIELFSADLENRFGAGLPQFQPAEKAMPLTLITPASDKRINATFGGCSPSEGVERLEMHPDDARARGLTDGEDVLLWNALGEVALTLQVTDAMQSGVVYVPKGAWLASSATGMTVNALISADSRCDLIDGAAYNDTYVDVRAI; encoded by the coding sequence GTGCGTGGCTCTACTGCCAATAGCTATACGGGAGGTGTGATCTGCAACAAAGTCGCGCGTACTTACGCTGAATTTGTGCATGGTCCCAATCGTCTTACGCATCCCATGAAACGCGTTGAGGATGGGTTTGAACCTATCTCTTGGGACGAAGCGCTCGAACTGGTTTACGAAGGCTTCACCAAGGCCATTCAGGACTATGGATCTGAGGCCGTTATGCCTCTGAACTATGCAGGCCCGCATGGTGAACTGGCCGCTGCTTCCATGGACATGCGGTTCTTCTATCGGCTTGGCGCAACGCAACTCGCTCGAAAACCGCTTTGCGGCGGTGTGCGTGGTGCCGCCTATTCCAGTCTATTTGGCTCTACACCGGGCATGCCACCTGCGCAGGCTATTCACAGTGATCTGGTCTTGGTTTGGGGCACCAACGTGACGGTTGCAAACCTGCACTTCACGCGCGTGCTCAAAGACGTGCGTCGTGCTGGGGGCAAAGTGGTTGTAATTGATCCGAAGCGCATCAAGCAGGCGGAACAATCGGATATGTTTTTGCAGATCAAGCCCGGCACTGATGTTGTGCTTGGCTTGGCGTTGGCTGCGGAGTTACAAAAAAGAGCTGCGCTTGATGAGGCCTTCCTGAAAGAATGGGCGCTTGGCGCAGAAGAGTATTTGGCACATGCGAACCAGTATACCATTTCCGATGCAGCTGAGATTTGCGGTCTTGAACTGTCTGACATCGAAACGGTTTTGGATTGGATTGTGTCGGCTAAAAACATTGCCACCAGCGTTGGCGTCGGCCTCGAACGCAGCGCCTCTGGCGGAGCCGCTTTGCGTGCAGCCATGTCTCTGAATGCCCTCACCGGTCATCATGGTCGGCTCGGAGCGGGTGTGATCAGCAAGTCTGGTGCCTTTGTGTCCAAAACTGCAGAGACTCTACAGGCGGAGCATTTAAACCCCAACACAAGGGTTGTGAATATCCTGGACACGGCGCGGGTGATTTTGGATCGCGATGCTGAAACGCCAATCGGCGCGGTCATGGTCTATAACCACAACCCGGTTGCCACCCATCCTGACCAACGAAACATGATCGCGGCGCTGAGCCACCCGGATGTATTCACTGTAGGTTGCGATGTGGCGTTGACCGACAGCATGAAGCTCTGCGATGTGATCCTGCCTGCCTGTACGCATTTTGAACATGACGATATCTACGGGTCTTACGGCCACAACCATGTGCAACGAGCAGCACCTGTGATTGCACCGGTTGGGGAAAGCCTGCCCAACACAGAAATCTTCCGCCGTCTCGCGGCAAGATTTGGATTTGATGAGGCTGAATTCCGAGCCACCGATCAGGAGTTGATGGATCAGGCGATGACTGATCTTGGGGTTTCGCCCAGAGATTTCCCATTGGATCATTCGAAATTTTATGGGGGCGAGATTGGCGAAGAGGGTATTCTGTGCGCGACACTTGCACCGAGCACTCCGTCGGGCAAAATCGAGCTGTTCAGCGCGGACTTGGAAAACCGTTTTGGCGCTGGGCTACCGCAGTTCCAACCTGCAGAGAAAGCCATGCCTCTGACCTTAATTACTCCCGCGTCTGACAAACGGATCAACGCGACCTTTGGGGGCTGTTCTCCTTCGGAAGGCGTTGAGCGGTTGGAAATGCATCCAGATGACGCCAGGGCGCGTGGACTGACAGATGGCGAGGATGTGCTGCTGTGGAATGCGCTCGGTGAAGTCGCTCTTACTTTGCAGGTCACCGATGCGATGCAATCTGGTGTGGTCTATGTCCCCAAGGGTGCTTGGCTGGCCAGCAGTGCGACAGGCATGACCGTCAACGCGCTGATATCCGCGGATAGCCGCTGTGATCTGATCGATGGCGCCGCTTACAACGACACTTATGTGGATGTGCGCGCAATTTAG
- a CDS encoding HU family DNA-binding protein, with protein sequence MAKPMTKTQLVAALAEELGADKKTAGASLEAVCALITREVSAGGAVTLPGVGKIYCRERPERMVRNPATGEQIKKEADKVVKMTIAKALKDSVNG encoded by the coding sequence ATGGCAAAGCCAATGACCAAGACCCAACTCGTAGCCGCACTGGCCGAGGAACTGGGCGCCGACAAAAAAACCGCGGGTGCATCTCTTGAAGCTGTTTGCGCTCTTATCACCCGTGAAGTGTCGGCTGGCGGCGCTGTGACCCTGCCAGGCGTCGGCAAGATTTACTGCCGTGAGCGTCCTGAGCGTATGGTGCGCAACCCTGCGACTGGCGAACAGATCAAGAAAGAAGCGGACAAGGTTGTCAAAATGACAATCGCGAAAGCTCTGAAAGACAGCGTCAACGGCTAA
- the ade gene encoding adenine deaminase: MEQNTLKTWAECAPKLIAVASGRDTADLVIRKGQWVNVHTREVLADHDIAISEGRIAYVGPDASHCIGDDTEIIDANGRYMIPGLCDAHMHIESGMLTPAEFARAVIPHGTTTMFTDPHEIANVLGREGVRMMHDEALLQPINVFTQMPSCAPSAPGLETTGFEITPEDVAEAMHWPGIIGLGEMMNFPGVVNADPKMLAEIAATQAAGKTVGGHYASPDLGPAFHAYAAGGPADDHEGTCEADAIARVRQGMRSMMRLGSAWYDVETQITAVTEKGLDPRNFILCTDDCHSGTLVNDGHMNRVVRHAIECGCDPLIALQMATINTATHFGLERELGSITPGRRADVILTSDLKALPIELVIARGKTIAQDGKCLVDCPHYNWPESSRQTVNMGVNRISNDFIVPAPEGANRVSVNVIGVVENQAPTKALKAELDVKDSRVQMDLANDVCQIALVERHRALGTTTNAFVSGFGYEGDMAMASTVAHDSHHMIVVGTSREDMALAANRLSEVGGGVTVFKDGKELALVELPIAGLMSDQPATEVAAKAQKMVEAMEACGCTLNNAYMQHSLLALVVIPELRISDLGLVDVTKFEMTDVIQAHT; the protein is encoded by the coding sequence ATGGAGCAAAACACATTAAAAACCTGGGCCGAATGCGCCCCAAAACTCATTGCTGTTGCCTCAGGCCGTGACACCGCAGATCTCGTCATTCGCAAAGGCCAATGGGTGAACGTCCACACTCGGGAAGTTCTGGCAGATCACGACATTGCCATCAGCGAAGGCCGCATTGCCTATGTCGGCCCCGACGCGAGCCATTGCATTGGCGATGACACAGAGATCATAGACGCTAACGGGCGCTACATGATCCCAGGGTTGTGCGACGCGCATATGCACATCGAAAGCGGCATGCTGACCCCCGCCGAATTTGCGCGCGCAGTCATTCCCCACGGCACCACAACCATGTTCACCGATCCACATGAGATCGCCAATGTGCTGGGCCGAGAAGGCGTTCGAATGATGCATGATGAGGCTCTATTACAGCCCATTAACGTCTTCACGCAGATGCCGAGCTGCGCACCTTCTGCCCCGGGTTTGGAAACTACCGGGTTCGAAATCACGCCGGAAGACGTTGCGGAGGCCATGCACTGGCCGGGCATCATTGGCCTTGGGGAGATGATGAACTTCCCGGGCGTGGTCAACGCCGATCCAAAAATGCTTGCGGAAATCGCGGCCACGCAAGCGGCAGGAAAAACCGTTGGTGGGCATTATGCATCGCCTGATCTGGGTCCAGCGTTTCATGCCTATGCCGCCGGTGGTCCCGCGGATGATCACGAGGGCACCTGCGAGGCGGATGCTATTGCGCGCGTGCGCCAAGGGATGCGCTCGATGATGCGCCTAGGCTCTGCGTGGTATGACGTGGAAACCCAGATTACTGCTGTCACTGAAAAAGGCCTCGATCCCCGCAATTTCATTCTTTGCACGGACGACTGCCACTCCGGCACCTTGGTCAACGATGGCCACATGAACCGCGTCGTGCGGCATGCGATTGAGTGCGGATGCGATCCCCTCATCGCATTGCAGATGGCAACCATCAACACCGCGACACACTTTGGTTTAGAGCGTGAATTAGGCTCTATTACGCCTGGAAGGCGCGCAGATGTGATCCTGACGAGCGACCTTAAGGCCTTGCCAATCGAACTCGTGATCGCCCGTGGCAAGACAATCGCGCAGGATGGCAAATGCCTTGTGGATTGCCCGCATTACAACTGGCCTGAAAGCTCAAGGCAGACCGTCAATATGGGCGTCAATCGCATTTCGAATGACTTCATCGTTCCAGCCCCTGAGGGCGCAAACCGCGTGAGCGTCAATGTGATCGGCGTGGTTGAGAACCAAGCGCCAACCAAAGCGCTCAAGGCGGAGCTCGATGTGAAAGACAGCCGGGTTCAAATGGACCTGGCGAACGATGTTTGCCAAATCGCTCTGGTGGAGCGACACCGTGCATTGGGCACAACAACAAACGCCTTTGTCAGCGGCTTCGGCTATGAGGGCGATATGGCAATGGCCTCAACCGTGGCCCATGACAGCCACCATATGATCGTTGTGGGCACAAGCCGCGAAGATATGGCGCTGGCGGCCAATCGACTGAGCGAAGTCGGCGGCGGAGTCACTGTCTTCAAAGATGGGAAAGAACTCGCCCTGGTAGAATTGCCCATTGCCGGATTGATGTCTGACCAACCCGCGACAGAGGTTGCCGCCAAGGCGCAAAAAATGGTCGAGGCAATGGAGGCTTGCGGTTGCACCCTGAATAACGCTTACATGCAACATTCGCTTCTGGCCCTTGTGGTGATCCCGGAACTCAGAATTTCCGACCTTGGGCTGGTAGACGTAACCAAATTTGAAATGACCGACGTGATACAGGCGCATACATGA
- a CDS encoding SelT/SelW/SelH family protein encodes MIKPNVTITYCTGCNWLLRAGWLAQELLSTFGNDLGGVTLVPDDLGGVFEIHVNKDLIWERKRDGGFPDAKTLKARVRDKIDPDKDLGHIDRHPPTT; translated from the coding sequence ATGATCAAACCAAATGTGACAATCACCTACTGCACTGGATGCAATTGGCTTTTGCGTGCGGGTTGGTTGGCGCAGGAATTGCTTTCGACATTTGGCAACGATCTTGGCGGTGTCACACTGGTGCCAGACGATCTCGGCGGTGTTTTCGAAATTCACGTCAACAAGGATCTGATCTGGGAACGCAAGCGTGACGGCGGCTTCCCGGATGCCAAGACCCTGAAGGCGCGTGTTCGGGATAAGATCGACCCGGACAAAGACTTAGGGCATATTGATCGGCACCCACCCACGACTTGA
- a CDS encoding SDR family oxidoreductase yields MTKTLLSLGHGFSAQALASLLVKDGWHVIGTTRKPEKFDKLKAEGVEPLLWPCDLTEVLSEATHVLTSAGPDAEGDPILRLAGDDIAKAAPNLEWVGYLSTTGVYGDHDGGWVDEESDLDPATVRGKRRVKAEREWLDIPDLPVHVFRLAGIYGPGRGPFAKLRRGVAQRVIKKNQVFSRIHVDDIAQVVKASIDKPNPGRVYNVCDDDPQPPEVVIEYAAELLGMAPPPAVPFEEADMSPMARSFYSDSKRVRNDRIKNELGVKLLYPDYKSALHALRDAENS; encoded by the coding sequence ATGACAAAGACCCTACTTTCCCTTGGACACGGATTTTCCGCTCAAGCGCTGGCGTCGCTGCTGGTCAAAGACGGCTGGCACGTGATTGGCACAACCCGCAAGCCTGAGAAGTTCGACAAGTTAAAAGCCGAAGGTGTAGAGCCGCTTTTGTGGCCCTGTGATCTTACGGAAGTCTTGTCCGAAGCCACCCACGTGTTGACCTCTGCCGGTCCCGACGCCGAGGGTGATCCAATCCTGCGCCTCGCGGGCGATGACATTGCGAAAGCCGCACCTAATTTGGAGTGGGTCGGCTATCTCTCCACCACTGGGGTCTATGGCGACCATGATGGTGGTTGGGTGGATGAAGAATCTGATCTAGATCCCGCAACAGTGCGTGGAAAGCGTCGCGTCAAAGCGGAACGTGAGTGGCTCGATATTCCTGACTTGCCCGTTCATGTGTTTCGCCTTGCGGGCATCTATGGCCCCGGTCGCGGCCCCTTCGCGAAGTTGCGGCGTGGGGTAGCGCAACGTGTGATCAAGAAGAACCAGGTGTTCTCGCGCATCCATGTCGATGACATTGCACAGGTTGTGAAGGCTTCGATCGACAAGCCCAATCCGGGACGGGTTTATAACGTCTGCGATGACGACCCGCAGCCGCCGGAAGTTGTGATTGAATATGCTGCAGAGCTTTTGGGCATGGCGCCCCCGCCAGCGGTTCCTTTTGAAGAGGCTGACATGAGCCCGATGGCGCGCAGTTTTTATTCAGACAGCAAACGTGTGCGCAATGATCGCATCAAAAACGAGCTTGGTGTGAAGCTGCTCTATCCGGATTACAAATCCGCACTTCATGCCCTGCGGGATGCTGAGAATTCTTAA
- a CDS encoding LysE family translocator, producing MKLLRKQFQASGLNRMCRVLADASPLRFDDPQFGRGGTTLPIDILVTFAIAVVLLALAPGPDNLFVLTQSALNGAKSGLWVVLGLCSGLVFHSIAVAMGLAALLKASVVAFTLIKFAGVAYLLYLAYQALRAPVQALYGEAPKRSPLALYQRGLIMNITNPKVAIFFLAFFPQFTDPAYGSMLMQIATLGVIFVISTLIVFGGVALLAGGLSDRMARTPKVQLWMNRVAGVVFIGLAAKIALGER from the coding sequence ATGAAGCTTTTGCGAAAGCAGTTTCAAGCCAGCGGGTTAAATCGGATGTGCCGCGTGCTTGCAGATGCTTCGCCGTTGCGCTTTGATGACCCTCAGTTTGGGCGGGGAGGAACGACTTTGCCGATTGATATACTCGTAACTTTTGCTATCGCCGTTGTTTTGCTGGCACTCGCGCCGGGACCGGATAATCTTTTTGTCCTCACACAATCGGCGCTCAACGGTGCGAAGTCAGGGCTTTGGGTGGTGCTTGGCCTCTGTTCTGGGTTGGTCTTCCATTCGATCGCTGTCGCGATGGGTCTGGCTGCGCTGCTGAAGGCAAGTGTTGTGGCCTTCACGCTGATCAAATTTGCAGGCGTCGCCTATTTGCTATATCTCGCCTATCAAGCGCTCAGAGCGCCGGTGCAGGCCTTATACGGAGAGGCCCCGAAACGGTCACCTCTCGCGCTTTATCAGCGTGGGTTGATCATGAATATCACCAACCCCAAAGTCGCGATTTTCTTTCTGGCGTTTTTTCCGCAGTTTACCGATCCTGCCTACGGCTCGATGCTGATGCAGATCGCAACGCTTGGCGTGATATTTGTCATCTCGACACTCATCGTGTTTGGCGGCGTTGCGCTTTTGGCAGGAGGTCTAAGCGACCGCATGGCGCGCACGCCGAAAGTGCAATTGTGGATGAACCGCGTCGCCGGTGTGGTGTTCATTGGACTTGCTGCAAAAATTGCGCTGGGCGAGCGTTGA
- a CDS encoding DUF1810 domain-containing protein: MATIHDLERYLMPQEMTHAKALAEMRSGLKLSHWMWWEFPQLRSLGKSKRAVDYGLKDLDEATEYLAHPVLGAHLLEMCIALMMHRDKSPEAIMGPVDAMKLRSMATLFAAVPGAPAVFSDILTVFYAGVVCPKTKAILDGKE; encoded by the coding sequence ATGGCCACGATCCATGATCTTGAACGCTATCTGATGCCGCAAGAAATGACGCACGCCAAAGCCTTGGCTGAGATGCGCAGCGGACTGAAGCTGAGCCATTGGATGTGGTGGGAATTTCCGCAATTGCGCAGCCTCGGGAAATCCAAGCGCGCGGTGGATTATGGTCTGAAGGACTTGGATGAGGCCACCGAATATCTCGCCCATCCGGTATTGGGGGCACATCTGCTTGAAATGTGTATCGCTCTGATGATGCATCGAGACAAAAGCCCAGAGGCGATTATGGGTCCGGTGGACGCGATGAAACTGCGCAGCATGGCGACTTTATTTGCAGCTGTCCCCGGAGCCCCAGCTGTCTTCAGCGATATTCTGACAGTTTTTTACGCAGGTGTTGTCTGCCCGAAAACAAAGGCGATTTTGGACGGCAAAGAATAG
- a CDS encoding AMP nucleosidase — MTPIHTTVKSPSVKTPESFRDARAAVDRLCELYEIGSEYLCKEFAKALKKGAPNHRVRAFYPEIRIVTTSFAQIDSRLSFGHVAEPGVYATTITRPDLFRHYLEQQIALLVGNHDVPVTIGISETPIPVHFAVANDASITVPQEGASAFPLRDIFDVPDLSTTNDDIVNGIQEVMNGETKPLAPFTAQRVDYSLARLAHYTATSPEHFQNHVLFTNYQFYVAEFETYARQMLADPKSGYTSFVSTGNVEITDAETEIPAVDKQPQMPTYHLKRENGSGITLVNIGVGPSNAKTATDHIAVLRPHAWLMVGHCAGLRNSQSLGDFVLAHAYLREDHVLDDDLPNWVPIPALAEVQIALEQAVADVTELKDYELKRVMRTGTVATIDNRNWELREHTGPVQRLSQSRAIALDMESATIAANGYRFRVPYGTLLCVSDKPLHGELKLPGMASDFYKTQVARHLMIGIRAMESLRDMPLERMHSRKLRSFDETAFL, encoded by the coding sequence ATGACACCGATTCATACAACAGTGAAATCCCCTTCTGTGAAAACACCAGAATCCTTCAGGGATGCACGTGCTGCGGTCGATCGCCTGTGCGAGCTTTATGAAATCGGATCGGAATATCTTTGTAAGGAATTTGCCAAGGCACTCAAAAAAGGTGCGCCGAACCATCGCGTCAGGGCGTTCTACCCTGAGATCCGCATCGTCACGACCAGTTTTGCGCAGATCGACAGCCGTCTTTCTTTTGGTCACGTCGCTGAACCCGGAGTTTATGCAACAACCATCACGCGCCCTGATCTATTTCGACACTATTTGGAGCAGCAAATCGCTCTGCTCGTTGGGAATCATGACGTTCCGGTAACCATCGGTATTTCAGAAACGCCAATTCCGGTTCACTTCGCCGTGGCCAATGACGCATCCATCACAGTTCCGCAGGAAGGCGCTTCTGCATTCCCGCTGCGTGACATTTTTGATGTCCCAGATCTTTCGACGACAAACGATGACATCGTGAACGGCATTCAGGAAGTCATGAACGGGGAAACCAAACCGCTGGCTCCGTTTACAGCACAGCGTGTCGACTATTCGCTGGCGCGTCTGGCGCATTACACCGCAACGTCTCCGGAGCATTTCCAGAACCACGTGCTTTTCACAAACTACCAATTCTACGTCGCTGAGTTTGAGACCTATGCGCGTCAAATGCTGGCTGACCCCAAGAGCGGCTACACCAGTTTCGTATCAACCGGCAACGTCGAGATCACGGATGCAGAGACTGAAATTCCGGCGGTAGACAAACAGCCGCAAATGCCAACATACCACCTGAAGCGTGAAAACGGATCTGGAATCACACTGGTGAATATCGGCGTAGGGCCCTCTAACGCCAAAACCGCAACCGACCACATTGCTGTTCTCCGCCCGCATGCGTGGCTGATGGTTGGCCATTGTGCAGGCCTTCGGAACTCACAAAGCCTTGGTGATTTTGTGCTGGCCCATGCTTACTTGCGCGAAGACCACGTGCTAGATGACGATCTGCCAAACTGGGTGCCCATCCCGGCGCTCGCCGAAGTTCAGATCGCGCTAGAGCAAGCTGTTGCAGACGTAACCGAGTTGAAAGACTACGAGTTGAAACGCGTCATGCGGACAGGCACCGTTGCAACGATCGACAACCGCAACTGGGAGCTGCGTGAACACACCGGACCAGTGCAACGCCTCAGCCAATCTCGCGCCATTGCGCTGGATATGGAAAGCGCCACAATCGCTGCAAATGGCTATCGTTTCCGCGTGCCCTACGGCACGCTGCTTTGCGTTTCTGACAAGCCTCTGCATGGCGAGCTCAAACTGCCTGGAATGGCCTCAGATTTCTATAAAACGCAGGTCGCACGGCATTTAATGATCGGAATTCGCGCGATGGAGTCATTGCGCGATATGCCTCTTGAACGGATGCATTCGCGGAAACTGAGGTCATTTGACGAAACGGCATTCTTATAA
- a CDS encoding PLP-dependent aminotransferase family protein codes for MRPISLSLPLDRGSSTPIFEQIAAGLRRGIMSGDIAADSHLPPTRAFAQQLGVSRSTIVTAYDQLVAEGYIQGHPGAGFTVERIGDVSLPSSVPAAKVIEAPGRKSLPFRPGEPDMRLFPHRAWGKAVSRVCRRSPEVLLGAAPRFGLPVLREAIAQHVADWRGLDVDPGQIIVTSGAGDAVEMSLRALCSRGETAALEDPGYRPLKEFITAQGLKPELLTIDDAGAALPKKAQLAILTPSQQFPLGGSMTPQRRHEFLRWAEERDGWLIEDDYDSEFRFAGRPIPALAGLDNSRTVYVGSFSKIFSNTLRIGYAIVPQALLGRFAEVQRQFGTRASMMPQAPLAEFMQSGEFYRHLRRVRRTYGQRRQHLVDALRRDFADIGQFTDHQAGMQIAFHLPQEISDQQIVALAAEQDIVVEALSSYCHATTKYNGLLLGFCGFDEEEMQGALVRLRQVFDLVKT; via the coding sequence ATGCGACCGATCAGCCTTTCGTTGCCTCTGGACCGTGGCAGCAGCACGCCGATTTTCGAACAGATCGCCGCTGGACTGCGCCGCGGTATCATGTCGGGAGACATCGCGGCAGATAGTCATCTGCCGCCCACGCGCGCCTTTGCTCAACAGCTCGGAGTGTCGCGCAGCACAATTGTCACCGCCTATGACCAATTGGTGGCGGAGGGTTATATTCAGGGCCATCCAGGAGCGGGCTTTACGGTGGAGCGTATTGGTGATGTGAGTCTCCCAAGTTCGGTACCAGCCGCCAAAGTCATCGAGGCACCGGGGCGAAAGTCGCTGCCCTTTCGACCTGGTGAGCCTGATATGCGGCTATTTCCACATCGCGCATGGGGGAAGGCGGTTTCTCGTGTGTGCCGAAGGTCGCCGGAAGTCCTACTCGGCGCTGCGCCACGGTTTGGATTGCCGGTTTTGCGAGAGGCGATTGCGCAGCATGTCGCGGATTGGCGTGGTCTGGATGTTGACCCGGGCCAGATTATCGTGACCTCGGGTGCGGGGGATGCGGTTGAAATGTCATTGAGAGCGCTGTGCTCGCGTGGAGAGACCGCAGCGCTTGAAGATCCGGGCTATCGGCCGTTGAAGGAATTCATCACTGCGCAGGGGCTCAAGCCGGAGCTTTTGACGATTGACGACGCGGGCGCGGCGCTCCCTAAAAAGGCGCAGCTCGCGATCCTGACGCCCTCTCAACAATTCCCGCTCGGAGGGTCCATGACACCCCAAAGGCGACATGAGTTTTTGCGCTGGGCAGAGGAGCGGGATGGGTGGTTGATTGAGGACGATTATGATTCAGAGTTTCGCTTCGCAGGTCGACCCATTCCAGCCTTGGCCGGACTGGATAACAGCCGAACTGTCTATGTTGGAAGTTTCTCCAAGATTTTCTCTAACACGCTGCGAATTGGATATGCGATAGTGCCTCAGGCCTTGCTTGGTCGGTTTGCCGAGGTCCAACGACAGTTCGGCACGCGGGCCAGCATGATGCCGCAGGCGCCCTTGGCAGAATTTATGCAGAGTGGTGAATTCTACCGCCATCTCCGGCGCGTGCGGCGCACCTATGGGCAACGGCGTCAGCACCTTGTGGACGCCTTGCGTAGGGACTTTGCGGATATCGGGCAATTTACAGACCATCAGGCAGGTATGCAGATTGCTTTTCATTTGCCTCAAGAGATTTCGGACCAGCAGATCGTAGCCCTTGCGGCTGAGCAGGATATCGTTGTGGAGGCCTTGTCGAGCTACTGCCACGCTACCACAAAATACAATGGGCTTCTGCTTGGCTTTTGTGGGTTTGATGAAGAGGAGATGCAGGGAGCCTTAGTTCGTCTGCGTCAGGTCTTTGATTTGGTCAAAACCTGA